In a single window of the Sediminicoccus sp. KRV36 genome:
- a CDS encoding tripartite tricarboxylate transporter permease — protein MFEGIGLLGNSMLAFLEPRALIYTFGATLLGILVGCMPGLSATLAISLLTTLTIKLPPNDAILILICAYVGAIYGGSRSAILLNIPGTAANAAACLDGYQLARQGQAGRAMGIATTGSVAGSLFGILCLALITPALGEVALTFQSYEFFWLALFGVMMSGSITGEDPLKGWIMGVAGLFVALIGQDGIHGYERFAYGDVNLAGGLSLIPVLVGAFGFAEVLTVMAERGHRPKLLAVDSILPRIRDVIMYWRTILRSGVIGVYIGILPGVGEDMAAWSSYAAAKRASKHPEEFGKGSVEGLIAAETGDNASIPGGIIPALALAIPGSAPAAVLLAAMMIHGVRPGPMLMIENPSFVYDVVAMNVYATFAILFFGLFLVRPLLLVLRVPRTVIMPIICVLCVVGSFSIASRLFDVYTMLFTGVIIFALRRYGYHAAPFVLGLVLGDLMDKSLRRGLVISDGDLTPFFTRPVCAVLAAIVALTLVMNIPAGNRAVRGAMRGVMARFSRN, from the coding sequence ATGTTCGAAGGCATCGGCCTGCTGGGCAACTCGATGCTCGCCTTCCTGGAGCCGCGTGCGCTGATCTACACCTTCGGTGCCACGCTGCTGGGCATCCTGGTGGGCTGCATGCCGGGGCTTTCCGCCACGCTGGCGATTTCGCTGCTGACGACGCTGACCATCAAGCTGCCGCCGAATGACGCGATCCTGATCCTGATCTGCGCCTATGTCGGCGCCATCTATGGTGGCAGCCGCAGCGCGATCCTGCTGAACATCCCCGGCACTGCGGCCAATGCCGCCGCCTGCCTCGATGGCTACCAGCTGGCCCGCCAGGGGCAGGCCGGGCGCGCCATGGGCATCGCCACCACGGGCAGCGTGGCGGGCAGCCTGTTCGGCATTCTCTGCCTGGCACTCATCACACCGGCCCTGGGTGAGGTCGCTCTCACCTTCCAATCCTACGAGTTCTTCTGGCTGGCGCTGTTTGGCGTGATGATGTCCGGCTCCATCACCGGCGAGGACCCGCTCAAGGGCTGGATCATGGGGGTTGCGGGCTTGTTCGTCGCGCTGATCGGCCAGGATGGCATCCATGGCTATGAGCGCTTTGCCTATGGTGATGTGAACCTGGCGGGTGGGCTGTCCCTCATACCCGTCCTGGTCGGTGCCTTCGGCTTTGCCGAGGTGCTGACCGTGATGGCCGAGCGTGGGCACCGCCCCAAGCTGCTCGCCGTGGACAGCATCCTGCCCCGCATCCGCGACGTGATCATGTATTGGCGGACGATCCTGCGCAGCGGCGTGATCGGCGTCTATATCGGCATCCTCCCCGGCGTGGGCGAGGATATGGCCGCCTGGTCCAGCTATGCCGCGGCCAAACGCGCCAGCAAGCACCCCGAGGAATTCGGCAAGGGCAGCGTCGAGGGCTTGATCGCGGCCGAAACCGGCGACAATGCCTCCATCCCTGGCGGCATCATCCCGGCCCTCGCCCTGGCGATTCCGGGCTCGGCCCCGGCCGCCGTGCTGCTGGCCGCGATGATGATCCATGGCGTGCGTCCGGGGCCGATGCTGATGATCGAGAACCCAAGCTTCGTTTATGATGTTGTCGCGATGAACGTCTACGCGACCTTCGCCATCCTGTTCTTCGGGCTGTTCCTGGTGCGGCCGCTGCTGCTGGTGCTGCGCGTGCCGCGGACGGTCATCATGCCCATCATCTGCGTGCTCTGCGTGGTGGGCAGCTTCAGCATCGCCTCACGCCTGTTTGACGTCTACACCATGCTGTTCACCGGCGTGATCATCTTCGCGCTGCGCCGCTACGGCTATCACGCGGCGCCCTTCGTGCTCGGCCTGGTACTGGGTGATCTGATGGACAAGAGCCTGCGCCGTGGCCTGGTGATATCCGATGGCGATCTCACGCCCTTCTTCACGCGGCCGGTCTGCGCCGTGCTGGCCGCCATCGTGGCTCTCACGCTCGTGATGAACATCCCCGCCGGCAATCGCGCCGTGCGGGGCGCCATGCGCGGTGTGATGGCGCGGTTCAGCCGCAACTGA